The genomic DNA ACATGGATAGCGATCTTAGTCTTCGGGTGTTTGCAACATGCACTgcattatatttatatgtatgagACATTGATTAGAACTAATTAAGGCTACTGTTTTATCAGCGAACGTCGATACATGCATGCAAAATTTGTTCGGCTTATGCGTTAAAATGAAACGTCGATACATGCTATTTTCTATCCAAAATTAACCCGAACGAAATGAACCGAAACGGTTTTTGACAATACGTACCGTTTGTAACTAACTTTTAGTTCTCCAAGGTTGCGTAATTGATCTCCCTTGCCACGTTTGGCCAATGCACCAAAGGCCTTACCGCTAAGATCAAAATGAACAGCCTCTTTCGTGCAGCCGGCACATTCATCCGATATCATCACCTTGATCGGCTTTTTCGTGCACAACGGATGGTCGCACTTAAGCTATAACATATAAACATGATTAGTACATAtatgtagttatatatattacattatgaTATCcgattaattataattgttataTGTAAAATACCCTATAACATGCCCCACAACCCTTTCCATCTTTGAACAATGAAGGTCCTCCGGCTGAAACCATACATTTGTACGGATGCTTTGCCACTGCATCACCAAATCCACAAGCTCCTCCTGTGTATAATAGATTTTACGAACCGTACGTatgtaaatatgtaaagatattttcaagttttgatCAGTGCATGGTTTGATTAATTACCTGTGGTGCCAGGACCATCACGGTCGCCATACCACGTGATACCGGCGGTATTCCAGTGGGTTTTATTATGGCAAGAACATGGCTTCAATGAGATTGCAAAGAAAGTTGTAAGAGC from Camelina sativa cultivar DH55 chromosome 7, Cs, whole genome shotgun sequence includes the following:
- the LOC104699843 gene encoding expansin-B5-like, with protein sequence MASSSIKYFSFIVALTTFFAISLKPCSCHNKTHWNTAGITWYGDRDGPGTTGGACGFGDAVAKHPYKCMVSAGGPSLFKDGKGCGACYRLKCDHPLCTKKPIKVMISDECAGCTKEAVHFDLSGKAFGALAKRGKGDQLRNLGELKVSYKRACCKHPKTKIAIHVDAGANPYYMSFTAKYANGDGNFACIEVQPAGGKYIKMEEMRSAVWKLNSGSPLKGPFNIRLTSAVSGKKIVAKCVIPEKWSPGAIYHSTVNFPVPKKQK